Proteins from one Clostridia bacterium genomic window:
- the rplS gene encoding 50S ribosomal protein L19 — MDLVKVIESEQLRGDIPAFNVGDTVKVHVKVIEGTRERVQVYEGVVMKRQGGGLSETFTVRRISYGIGVERTFPLHSPRLDKIEVARRGKVRRAKINYLRDRVGKRAKIKEIR; from the coding sequence ATGGATTTAGTTAAAGTTATTGAAAGCGAACAGCTTAGAGGTGATATACCTGCTTTTAATGTGGGAGACACTGTTAAAGTACACGTTAAGGTTATAGAAGGAACAAGAGAAAGAGTTCAGGTATACGAAGGCGTAGTTATGAAAAGGCAGGGTGGTGGACTGTCAGAGACTTTTACAGTAAGAAGAATTTCTTACGGTATAGGTGTGGAAAGAACCTTCCCGTTACATTCACCTAGATTGGACAAAATCGAGGTTGCTAGAAGAGGTAAGGTAAGAAGAGCAAAGATTAACTACTTAAGAGATAGAGTAGGTAAGAGAGCAAAGATTAAAGAAATAAGATAA
- the trmD gene encoding tRNA (guanosine(37)-N1)-methyltransferase TrmD — MRIDILTLFPEMFEAVLNESIIGRAAEKELIKMQFHNIRDYSENKHRKVDDYPYGGGLGMLMQCQPIFSAVEDIKAMLGKKPYTILMSPQGRTFDQAKALELSTYENLMIICGHYEGIDERVTEALVDEEISIGDFILTGGEIAAMAVVDATCRLVPGVLKEDASHMVESFGDGLLEFPQYTRPPEFMGMEVPEVLLSGHHENIEQWKRYQSLKRTYEKRPELLAKAALSKEDMKLLDKIKKECK; from the coding sequence ATGAGGATAGATATATTGACACTTTTCCCGGAGATGTTCGAAGCAGTGCTTAATGAAAGCATTATTGGACGGGCTGCGGAAAAGGAACTTATTAAGATGCAATTTCATAACATAAGGGATTATTCAGAGAACAAGCATAGGAAGGTGGATGACTATCCGTACGGAGGAGGGCTTGGGATGCTGATGCAATGCCAGCCTATATTCTCTGCAGTGGAGGATATCAAAGCAATGCTTGGTAAAAAGCCCTACACCATCCTTATGAGTCCTCAGGGCAGAACCTTCGATCAAGCAAAAGCTTTAGAGCTTAGTACTTATGAAAACCTTATGATTATTTGCGGGCATTATGAGGGAATAGACGAGAGAGTAACTGAAGCTCTTGTGGATGAAGAGATATCCATAGGGGACTTTATACTGACCGGAGGGGAAATAGCGGCTATGGCAGTAGTGGATGCCACCTGCAGGCTGGTTCCCGGGGTGCTGAAGGAGGATGCTTCACATATGGTTGAGTCCTTCGGCGATGGTTTGCTGGAGTTCCCACAGTACACAAGGCCTCCTGAGTTCATGGGTATGGAAGTGCCGGAGGTTCTGCTTTCAGGACATCATGAGAATATTGAACAATGGAAAAGATATCAATCCCTGAAAAGGACCTATGAAAAAAGGCCGGAACTGCTGGCTAAAGCGGCTTTGTCTAAAGAAGATATGAAGCTTCTGGATAAGATAAAAAAAGAATGCAAATAA